From a region of the Thermus caldilimi genome:
- a CDS encoding CBS domain-containing protein: MKAKDAMTSPVVSVLPDTSLAEVAQLMLRKGIGSVLVVDKKGRLVGIVTESDFLKERGVPFSTFRAPMLLGRFLGSDGLEAILAEARSTRVEEIMSSSVHAVGPEEPLFRVLELMLAYDINHVPVVDGEGKPMGIITRFDLLRLLQSQL, from the coding sequence ATGAAGGCCAAGGACGCCATGACCAGCCCAGTGGTGAGTGTGCTTCCGGATACCTCCCTGGCGGAGGTGGCCCAGCTGATGTTGAGAAAAGGAATCGGGAGCGTGCTGGTGGTGGACAAAAAGGGCCGCTTGGTGGGCATTGTGACGGAAAGCGATTTCCTTAAGGAACGGGGTGTGCCCTTTTCCACCTTTCGGGCGCCCATGCTTCTAGGTCGCTTCTTGGGTTCCGACGGCTTGGAGGCGATTCTGGCGGAAGCCAGGAGTACCCGGGTAGAGGAGATCATGAGCAGCTCGGTACACGCCGTGGGGCCGGAGGAACCGCTTTTCCGCGTTTTGGAGCTCATGCTGGCTTACGATATCAACCACGTTCCCGTGGTGGATGGGGAGGGTAAGCCCATGGGGATCATCACCCGGTTTGACCTGCTCCGCCTACTCCAGTCCCAGCTATGA
- a CDS encoding sodium:calcium antiporter gives MTWLAFLAVALVILLAGRQVAFYGDVLSEKTGLGRTFMGLFLVGITTSLPELFNVTSAALQGLPDIAVGNLLGASMVNFLLLTVLDAVHPRPLTARASQGHALSLGLVVLLLAVAGLGLLAERGLGRVGGFALGLFPLYLFALWLSFRYARRFPHDEALEEEAYAHIPLRTALGRYLLGAGVLVGAAVLLPDLAEALARETGLGQAWVGTFLVGLVTTLPEATVTLAAARLGAVDLALGNALGSVMFNTFLLSYADVLTPGPLLIQMGGSHLLSVLVLLGMAGTVLTGLMYQSLRKLWVLAYDSWAIVALYLLAASLPLVR, from the coding sequence ATGACCTGGCTGGCCTTTTTGGCGGTGGCCTTGGTCATCCTCCTGGCTGGGCGGCAGGTGGCCTTTTACGGGGATGTGCTATCGGAAAAGACCGGGCTCGGCCGTACCTTTATGGGGCTTTTCCTGGTGGGTATCACCACCAGCCTTCCTGAACTCTTCAACGTCACCAGCGCTGCCCTTCAGGGCCTTCCCGATATCGCCGTGGGGAATCTCCTTGGGGCCAGCATGGTCAACTTTCTTCTGCTCACTGTGCTGGATGCCGTTCATCCCCGTCCCCTCACCGCCCGGGCCAGCCAGGGACACGCCTTGAGCCTGGGACTCGTGGTTCTCCTTTTAGCGGTGGCGGGGCTTGGCCTTTTGGCAGAGCGGGGCCTGGGGCGAGTCGGAGGGTTTGCCCTGGGGCTTTTTCCCCTGTACCTTTTCGCTCTGTGGCTTTCCTTTCGCTACGCCAGGCGTTTCCCCCACGATGAGGCCCTCGAGGAGGAGGCCTACGCCCATATTCCTTTGAGAACGGCCTTAGGACGCTACCTCCTGGGGGCGGGGGTTTTGGTGGGGGCGGCGGTTTTGCTTCCGGATTTGGCCGAGGCCCTGGCCCGGGAAACAGGGCTGGGCCAGGCCTGGGTGGGCACCTTCCTGGTGGGGCTGGTCACCACCTTGCCTGAGGCCACGGTAACCCTGGCGGCCGCCCGCCTGGGGGCGGTGGACTTGGCCTTGGGCAACGCGCTGGGGAGCGTGATGTTTAACACCTTTCTGCTCTCCTATGCGGATGTTCTAACCCCTGGTCCCCTGCTGATCCAGATGGGGGGAAGTCATCTGCTCAGCGTCCTTGTGCTTTTGGGTATGGCAGGGACGGTGCTCACCGGGCTCATGTACCAGAGCCTGAGAAAGCTATGGGTCCTGGCCTACGATTCCTGGGCCATCGTGGCCCTTTACCTGCTTGCGGCTTCGCTTCCGCTGGTGCGGTAG
- a CDS encoding universal stress protein produces MYRSLLLPTDGSPAAEAGVKEGLRLAKALGARVAFLYVLEPIGPRLFLGPETLPYYQALVEDMRKEGMAALDRATRMAEEFGVGFEAHLLEGRAAEVILKEAEKHDLLAMATHGRTGLDAVLLGSVTQEVVRRSSKPVLVVPYRTSGSEAASR; encoded by the coding sequence ATGTACCGAAGCCTTCTTCTTCCCACAGACGGAAGCCCGGCTGCCGAAGCTGGGGTAAAGGAGGGGCTCCGCCTGGCCAAGGCCCTGGGGGCCCGGGTAGCCTTTCTTTACGTGCTGGAGCCCATAGGGCCAAGGCTTTTCCTGGGCCCGGAAACCCTTCCCTACTACCAGGCCCTGGTGGAGGACATGCGGAAAGAGGGCATGGCCGCCTTGGACCGGGCCACCCGGATGGCGGAGGAGTTCGGGGTGGGGTTTGAGGCCCATCTCCTCGAGGGGCGGGCGGCGGAGGTCATCCTAAAGGAGGCAGAAAAGCACGACCTTCTGGCGATGGCCACCCACGGGCGGACGGGGTTGGATGCGGTGCTTTTGGGTAGCGTAACCCAGGAGGTGGTCCGGCGAAGCTCCAAACCGGTTTTGGTAGTCCCCTACCGCACCAGCGGAAGCGAAGCCGCAAGCAGGTAA